The segment TTTACGCGACTCATTAAGCAATGCCTATTGTTTCCAAAAGTAGGCATTTACAAGTTTAACTTATTCGAGTGCTACTCTAAAGCCTTAACCGCTTTAGTGCCGCTTCGGCAGGAAGATAACCAGGTTTCTTTTCCAGGGCTTTTCGATAGTTTCTTACAGCTCGGTCTATTTGTCCCATTCGCTCAAATGCAACCCCCGCCAGATAATATGCATTAGGTATACTAGAGTCAATTTCAATCGCACCGATTATTTCGTGTACGGCATCTTGATATCTTCCCTTTTCTATCATTAATTCTGCAATGGTCAGCATAATTGCCGTATGTTTATGACATTGATTGCAATAGGCCTTTGCCGGAGCCGTAATCAAAGTTTTTGAAGTTGGCTTGCTAACATTGTGGCAAGCTAAGCATGGCTCAAAATCTTTAATTATCGCAAATGCATGACCAAAGGCCCATTCACCTTCGATGTGGCTAGACGGACGCTGCCCGTGGCAGTTAGCACAGAAAGAATTACGTTTGGCGTATTCCGCTGCCTTAGTCACATTTCCTAAAGAGGGATCTTTAAGATTTAAATCGACGTTACCATAGGAATGGCATTTGATGCATCCATCCAAACTAGCAATGGCCTGCTTACCATGAATTTGTTTCCAATTATCCGCTTTATGAGATTCCGGATCAATAACATCAGTATGACATGTCTCGCACTCCATCGGTGCCTTGCGTGCTTTATGGCAGGTCATACAGGTCTTCATTTTGGGCTCTATGTTTGCCTGAATCATTTGCGTTTTACCCGTTATGTAGGTCCAGCTGGCATAATTGTCATTGGCAGTAAGACCACGTTCCATAATACTACCGTGGGAAATTCCATCATGGCACCGGGTACATTCCACAGCCAGTTCATCCACATGCATAGCATGAGGCACTCTGATGTCTGCGGATGGAGTCACCACTCGCTGCACAGTATGGCATTTAAGGCAGATATTATTATCCAATTCCCCTTTCATGACAATGGGAGTATTATAGTTATCGGTAAAATGGGAATATACTTCATCCATTGCGTTGAATTTTCCCTTGATAAAATTACCAAGGCCGGTGCCTTCGTGGCACCTGACACATTGCACCTTGCTGTGGGGGGATGCCTTCCATGTGACATATTCAGGCTGTAGTTCGTGGCAGGAGCTACAAAACCTGGGGTCAGATGTAACCCGGGAACCAACGACCAGTCCGGTCAAAGCAAATAATGATAGACATGTAATGGCTATCACTAACTTCAATCGGCCTAATTTAGTATCCCAAAATATCTTTTTGAACCATACAAATGGTTTGCCAAGCATACATTTCCCTCCCGGGCGGGAGAAAGACCCCTCCAAAAAATTAACACAAAATTTACAACTGACAAGGTGTAAAAAGGCCGGGCAGTAACCGGTACTGCCCGGCCGATATTTACCTTTATCAAGAGATTCTTAGATACGGCTACCAAATAACGCCCCGGATATTCTGCCCTCGATACTGAGCGCTATATCTGCTTATTCTCCGGGAACCAATGGCATAGGTTGCAATAAGTGTTGGTAACATTCTCTTCAGCTGCCGATTTATTAACATCATGGCAGACAAAACAATTATCTTTCCCTTTAGTCACAGCCGTCTTTCCGTGTTCCGGCCGCCAATTTTTATTTTCGTGATTTGCCGGCTTGGTCAGGTGACAGCTATAGCAGAAATCAGTCTGTCTAGCTATTTTCACTACAGTATCAGTCGAATTAGCCGGTAGATAGCTGTCTGAAGCATGGCACTGCATGCATTCGACATACCCTTCACTCCTAGCAGTTAAGCCGTGGGTACTCTTCCACTGACCCTGCTGGTGACTATCAGGAAGTCGAATTACTTTATGGCATGCGGCACACTCCGTAGTAACACCTCGTTCCTCATGACAGGCCATACAGGTGCCCATAGGCGGGCGCACATATTTGGACTTTGTCTGTTCCTGAGCAACTGCCGGCGTCCAATCATCATAAGGAATTTCCTTTGTTAATTCACGCTCGGCAAGCACCCCGTGGGCCACCCCTTTGTGACATGTGACGCACTCTATCTCTTGTTCTAAATGTCGATTGTGCGGTATTACTATGTCTCCTGACGCATTGACCAAGCGGTTTTGAGAGTGACATTGTTCACAAACATAATTCTCAATAGGATGCGGCATCTCTATCGGATTAGGCACCTGGTCAGTCACATGTTGATAAAGCTGCTTCATTGCAGAAATCTTATGTTTTACCAGACTGTCTAACCCGGGCGGAATATGACACTTGACGCAATCAATTTGGTTGTGTGATGTAGCCTGCCAGGTAACAAATTCCGGCTGCATCTCGTGGCATGACGAACAAAACTGCGGCGTAGAAGTAACCTTAAGCATCCCCACCGAAGCAACACCGATAAAGATTAACAGCCCATTCGCCAGGATAAACAGCTTTAATTTATCTTCCGGCTTTGACAAATCAAATTTAGGTATAATCTTTAAAAGAAACTTAAATATCTTTCTCACTTTTGCCCCTCCTTGTCGGAATGGCCGGGAACATTGTGAGTTTAGAATTATGTCTACCTTCCCAACCCCATCAGAAGGGAAGCCAAACTACTCTAATCTCTCTAATATCTTCTTATGTTTATAAAGTCCGCTATTTTCCCCAGAGTTTTTTTGGTACCTACGTTAGGCAGCAGGGCCAACTGACCTTTGGCCTTTTCCAAATATTTGCGGGAGATGGAAAAGGCATAATCAATACCGCCGCTTTCCTTCACGAGCTCTATGGCTTCTAGCACCTCCCCCTCACCTTTATCCTGATGCGAAATTATCTTAATCAGCACATCCCGGTGTTCGCTGTTTTTCTCAGCATATATCACCGGCAGTGTGATAATCCCCTGTCTTAAGTCACTACCCACGGGCTTACCCAGCACCCTTTCATCAGCCACCAAATCAAGGATATCATCGGTTACTTGAAAAGCCATACCGAGATAATAGCCGTACAATGTCAGCGCCCTGATAACGTGGTCCGGTGCCCCGGACACCACGCCGCCAAGCTGGCAGCTGGCAGAAATGAGCAGTGCCGTCTTTCTTTTGATGCGATAAAAATAATCCCTGATATCTTGATGCGGCTGAAAAGCAGTGGCAATCTGCTGAATTTCTCCCTGGCACATCTGTACACTTACCCGGGACAAAACTTGCGCCACCCGAGGATCTTGATAGTGAGAAATTAAAATCAAAGATTTCGCGAACAGATAATCCCCCGTATGGATACTTACCCGATTGCCCCACTGAGCCCTCACTGTGGGTCTTCCCCGCCGGGTTAATGAAGCATCCACCACATCATCGTGTACTAAGCTGGCCATATGAATCAGCTCTAAGGCAACGGCTAAAGGCATCAGCTCATCCAGTGAATAGTCATGGAATTTTCCAGCTAACAAAGCAAAAGCAGGCCGCAATCTTTTACCCCCTGCTTGTAATAAATGTGCTGAAGTTTCCGCCAACATTTCATTTGGCGCTTCTACATACTTGTTTAGCTCCTTTTCCACCTGCTTTAAATCTTTCCTTATTTCCCGAAAAAGTGTATGTTCAAACATTGATTTCGCTCCTTAAATGCCGCAATTCGGGTCAATATATGTATATTCGTGGCGCCCATTTAAATTCCTGCCACGCTTGTAAAAATATGCACATGCTTTATTCAAAAAGATTTTAAAAAAAATACCAATAACTTGACAAAATGGTGTCAGGCACCTTTTTGTCAAGTTATTGGCTGGTGTTTTTAAAACCTTACTTGTTCAAGAAGCGTTTTATACCGTGAATAGTGGTATCTTTATTCAGATCAGCAATCGAAGTGGTCAGAGGAATGTCTTTTGGGCAGACCTGGACACAGTTCTGCGAGTTGCCGCAGTCGGTAATACCGCCTACGCCCATGATGGAGTCCAGACGCTTTTCCTTATCCATACTACCCAACCCGTGGACATTAAACAACCGGACCTGATTCAAAGCTGCCGGCCCAATAAAGGGTGACTTGCTGCTGACATTGGGGCAGGCTTCCATACAGCAGCCGCAGGTCATACAGCGGGAAAGATGATAGGCCCAAACCCGAGTCTTTTCTGCAAAACGCGGCCCCCGGCCGAGGTCCCAGCTGCCGTCTACATTGACCCAAGCCATTACCTTACGCAAATTATCAAACATTATCTGACGGTCAATCATCAAGTCCCTGATTACCGGAAATTTGGATAAGGGTTCAAGCATTATGGGACTCTGGTCTATCTTGTCTATCAGTGCGGAGCAGGCCTGACGCGGCTTGCCGTTGACGCGCATTGAGCAGGCGCCGCATACTTCCTCGAGACAGTTGCACTCCCATACTACCGGACTAACCTTTTGACCATTGGCATTAACAGGATTTTTCCTTACTTCCATTAATACGGAGACTACGTTCATATTGGGCTTGTAAGGAATCTTGAATTCTTCCCAATAGGATTGGGAATTAGCATCATCCTGGCGTTTGACTTTTAAATGAATAAATTCCCTACTCATCTTTCTTTGTCGCCTCCTTATCAACGTCATACTTCCGTGGACGAGGCTTGATTAATGAAGTATCTATATCTTCATATTCAAACACCGGCCCATCAGGGCTAAACTTGGCCTTAGTGGTCTTCATCCAATTTGCATCATCGCGGTCCGGAAAATCGGGCTTAAAGTGCGCACCGCGGCTTTCATTACGGTTATAAGCACCGAGAGTAATTACCCGGGCCAACTGCATCATATTCCACAACTGCTTAGTGAACATGACACCCTGGTTGCCCCACTTGGCTGCATCTTCAATGTTAATATTCTGCCAGCGCTGCTGCAGTTTCTGAAGCTCTTCGTCGGTATCCTTCAATTTATCGTTATATCTAACTACGGTAACGTTGGTAGTCATCACGTCACCCATTTCTTCATGTAGTTTGTAGGGATTTTCCGTGCCCTTCATCTGATAAATATTTTTGTCCCAATCCTGCTGCCGCTTCAGCTCCCGGTCAAAGACGCCGGAGTTAACGTCAAGCGTGGATTTACCCAGACCGTTGATATATTCCACCATCGCCGGTCCGGAGACGGTACCACTGTAAAGCGCGGACAGTAAAGAGTTGGCTCCAAGACGGTTGGCACCGTGATACATATAATCGCATTCGCCCGAAGCAAATAATCCGGGAATTGCAGTTTGGTGTTTCCAGTCTACATGTATCCCGCCCATGAAATAATGAACAGATGGGAAAATCTTCATCGGTACCTTCTTGGGGTCGTCGCCATGGAACTTTTGATAGATTTCCATAATCCCGCCCAGACGTAATTCAAGGAAGTCTGGATCTTTATGAGACAAATCCAGATAAACTTGATTTTTTCCATCCACACCAAGGCCCATTTCGTTACAAACCTTAAAGATGGCGCGAGCGGCGATATCCCTGGGGACAAGGTTACCATAGGCAGGGTACCACTCTTCTAGGAAGTACCAGGGCTTACCGTCTTTATATGTCCATACCCGGCCGCCTTCACCTCTGGCAGATTCGGACATCAGTCGATTCTTATCGTCACCTGGCATAGCCGTGGGGTGAATCTGGACAAACTCACCATTAGCATAGTATACACCCTGCTGGTACACTGCTCCGGCAGCACTACCTGTATTAATCACCGAGTTGGTGCTTCTGCCATAAATCATTCCGGCACCGCCGGTAGCTAAAAGTACCGCATCCGCTTTGAAGGCATGGATTTCCATGGTGGACAGGTTCTGAGCAATCATGCCGCGGCAAACTCCGTCATCATCAATAACCGCAGACAGGAACTCCCATCCTTCAAACTTTTTCACCATGCCTTTATCTTCCCACTTACGTACCTGCTCATCACAAGCATATAAAAGCTGCTGCCCGGTGGTTGCTCCGGCAAAAGCGGTACGCGGCTTCTTAACACCGCCAAAAAAGCGCAGGTCTAACAATCCTTCAGGAGTACGACTAAACATTACTCCCATGCGGTCCATGGTATGGATCAGTCCCGGCGCCGCGTCACACATGTCCTTCACCGGCGGTTGGTTGGCCAAAAAGTCACCACCGTACACAGTATCATCAAGATGCTCCCAAGTATTATCATCATAGCCCTTTGTATCCAGTGCAGCGTTAATACCGCCCTGGGCGCAGCAGGAATGAGATCGTTTAACCGGGCACAGGGAGAACAAATCAACTTTGACACCCTGTTCTGCAGCTTTCATGGTGGCCATTAAGCCGGACAAACCACCACCTACAACAATAATCCTTTTCTCAGCCATTTATCCTGGTCCCTCCTTTATGCAACAAATGCAAACAAAGCTTGTAATCCCATCACAGTAAGCACCACGAAAATAAACGCGGAAACATAGGCACTGATGCGCTGAGCTTTGGGTCCGATGGTGATGCCCCAACTAACCAGAAATGCCCATAATCCATTGGCAAAGTGATAAGTTGCCGCGGTCAAACCAATTACGTAAAAAGCAAACATTAGCGGATTAGCCAAGTGCTGGGTCATTACCGCAAAGGTGACTTCGTGACCGGTTAAAAATGCGGATATTCTTAATACCCACAAATGGTAAACCACAAAAACCAGTGTGATCAGCGCGCTGATTCTCTGGAGATAAAATGCCCAGTTGCGATAATAAGTGTACTTCAATATATTATTCTTTGCCACGTAGACAATATATAATCCATATAACGCGTGAAATAAGATCGGTAATAAGATAAGGAATAGCTCAATGTACAGTACGTAACTAAGACTTTGTAAAAATTCCACCTTGGAGTTAAATGCTTCAGCTCCCTGGGTTGCAAATGAGTTGGTGTAAAGGTGTTCCAGCAGGAAAAGCCCGATGGGAATCACACCAAACAATGAGTGCAGTTTACGGACAAGAAAATGGTTTTTCTCCAAAACGCTCATATCTTAACCCCTTTCTGTAAGCAAAATCGGTGTCCAAGTTCTTACGGCTGCTTCAATGCTGACGGTGACTTGACCAAAACCCCTGTTCTAGCCGCTGCCATGATTAAACCTTAATGCTTTACCTCCCTCCTCTGGCAATAAAAATTCTACCGCATGAAACTGCCTGCGGTAAAGAACAAAAGCATTTCATGCCTTCGGCCTTAAAAGGTAATGCTTTTGTTCTTACCCAGGGAACCCCTGGTTCCCTAGGTCGCTTCGCTGTGACCCTCCTGCATTTAACATAAGGGGGCATGCCCCCTTAACAACCCCCATGTATAGGAAATTATCCACAACCCATAATTTCCTATACATAAATAAACAAAATAATTCTACAACTTATGATGCAATTTACATGCCAGACCTCAAAAGTCATTTGCCGCAGGACCCATGCCCCGCCAACACCTTTTTCAGAAAACAAGCCAACACCGCACAAGCCCTCTATTCAAGGACTTATGCATCTGTTACCTGCCGATAAGTTTATCCTTTTCCGCAAGATAGAAAAATACCCATTTAATCTTAGCGGCTTACCCCTGCAGCATAATTCTACATTTTAGAAGCTCGTTAAATGACTAGGAGGCCGCGTAAACTACTGCCACAAACAGCATTCGGCCTCCTTTTTCCGTGTTGCAGTCTTTCTTTTAAAAATTATAACATTTCTAAATACTATAATCAATAACAGTTCTATCTACTGCTAAATTACCATTTTTAAATTTAATCGTTTAAATCTTGTCTTTTGCCGGTAACCATGTAGATCACCCTTTCACCAATGTTGGTGGCATGGTCGGCTATTCGTTCCAGATAACGGCTGACAAAAGTCAGATGCGTAGCCTGATGAATGGTTTTCGGATCTTCCATCATATAGGTCAACAGTTCCCGCAGCACTTGAGAGTGCAGGCTGTCTACCTCATCGTCAGCTGCCGCCAATGACTCTGCCAATTGTACATCTTCATTGACGTAACTGTCAAGACTGTCCTTCACCATCTTTTGCGTCAATTTGGCCATTCGCGGAATGTCTATCAACGGCTTAATCAGAGGTTCTTTACTAATCTTGATTGTCGACTTGGCTATATCCGAAGCATAATCTGCCATCCGCTCCAAATCGGTGATAATTTTAAAGGCCACACTGATTTTTCGCAAATCCTTGGCCATGGGCTGCTGAGTGGCAATCAACTTGACGCAGCGGTCTTCGATTTCCAGTTCCATATCATCAATTGCCTCATCACCCGCTCTTACCTGCAGGGCCAATTGGGCATCTTGATTTTTCAGAGAGGTTACGGCCCTGTCAATGGCCTCCTCCACCATACTGCCCATTCTTAATATTTCCTGCTGTAGTCCCTTCAACTCACCGTGAAAAGTTCTAATATCATCGCTCACCTTTAACCCTCCCGCAATTACTTTTTAACCAAAGCGTCCGGTAATGTAATCTTCGGTACGCTGATCAGTTGGATTGGTAAACATCGTATCGGTGTTGTTAAATTCTATCACTTCACCATTAAGAAAAAAAGCGGTTTTGTCACTAATTCGTGCTGCCTGCTGCATATTATGAGTTACTATAACTATAGTATACCTTTCTTTTAAATCCTGCACCAATTCTTCAATTTTCATAGTGGATACCGGGTCCAATGCCGAGGTAGGTTCGTCCATCAGCAACACCTCAGGTCCAACTGCCAAAAGCCGAGCGATAGATAATCGCTGCTGCTGTCCGCCGGATAATCCCAGCGCAGCTCTCTGCAGCCGGTCCTTCACTTCCTCCCACAGAGCAGCCTGTCTGAGACTTTTTTCTACAAGTTGGTCAATCTTTTTCCTGTCCCTCATCCCGTGAATACGCGGTCCATAGGCCACATTATCATAAATAGACTTCGGAAAGGGGTTGGGCTTTTGGAACACCATACCTACCCGTTTACGCAGATTAACTACATCCACCTTGGCGCTATAAATGTCATCGCCGTCAATATAGACTGTTCCTTCCACACGAGTATTAATGATTAATTCATTCATTCGATTCAGAACTCGCAGAAAAGTTGATTTACCGCAACCCGATGGGCCGATCAAGGCGGTAATTTCTTTTTCCTTTATGGATAGATTGATATCTTGTAGTGCCTGAATGTCTCCGTAGTACATGGAAAGGTGCTTCGTAAATATTTTTTCCGCTTTATTCAAATATATCACCTCTTAACCTATCGCACCGCTTTACGGCGGTAGTATGATCGAAGCATAACAGCAATCATGTTCATTGAGAATACTAATGCAATTAGAACCAGCGCAGTACCATAAGCCAACGGTCTAACCTGCTGGACTGATTGGTGCTGAGTAGCCATAATATATAGGTGATAAGGGAGAGCCATAAACTGACTAAACCAAGAGTTAGGTAAAAATGGTAAATAGAACGCAACACCGGTAAAAAGTATTGGTGCCGTTTCTCCGGCAGCCCTGGCCAATCCTAAGATAACCCCAGTCAAAATACCGGGCACTGCTGCCGGCAGCACATTAGTCTTAATTGCCTGCCAACGTGTCGCACCCAAAGCCAGCGCACCTTCGCGGTAAGAATTGGGCACTGTTTTTAAAGCCTCCTCACTGGCAGTAATAATAACCGGCAGGGTCAAAAGCCCCAATGTCATTCCCGCGGCCAAGAGGGACGCTCCGAAGCCGAACAGACGGACAAAAAGAGCCACGCCAAACAAACCAAAAACGACGGACGGGACTCCTGCCAAATTACGAATGGACAAACGAATGAGCCGGGTTATTTTCGTTTTCTTGGCATATTCATTTAAATATATGGCCGCAAATATCCCCAAAGGAACCGCCAGAACAGCAGTAATCACCGTCACAAAAAAAGTACCGATAATTGCCGGCAGGATGCCGCCTTCAGTCATACCATTTTTTGGAGGCTGGGTAAGGAATTCCCAGGAAATGGAGCCTGCCCCCTTGATAATTATGTCTCCTAGAATAATTACCAAAATAGCTAGCACTACCACAGCTGCCGTTCTCAACAGGGCAAATCCCATCTTTTCGTGTCTCTGCTTATCTGTCATCGTTCCACCTCCTGATACCGTTCCAATATCAAATCAGAAGCCAGATTAATCAAGAAAGTCATGATAAACAATACTAGTCCCACGGCAAAGAGCACAAAATAATGGGTAGTATTATGGGGAACTTCACCCAATTCGATGGCGATGGTGGCAGTCATGGTACGTACAGAACTAAGGATAGAATCCGGCATGGCCGGAGCATTGCCGGTAGCCATCAGCACTGTCATGGTTTCACCGATAGCCCTGCCCATGCCCAGCATGATGGCAGCAATAATCCCAGATAAGGCAGCCGGCAGAACCACTCTGATTAAGGTTTCCCAGCGGCTGGCACCCAAAGCCAAGGATGCCTGACGGTAATCATCGGGAACTGCAGTGATGGCATCCTCTGCTAGTGAGGTAATGGTGGGCAAAGCCATGACGCCCAAAAGAATAGAGCCGTTTACCGCATTTAGCCCATTAGATAAGTGAAATATCCTGGCAATGATGGGCCCCAATACCACGATGCCAAAAAAACCCACCACCACCGAGGGAATCCCCGCAAGTATCTCCACCACCGGTTTGATAATTTCCCTTTCCTTGGGCGTTGCTATTTCGGCAATGTATAAGGCAGTGAGCACTCCCAGCGGCACCGCAAACAGCATCGAACCCACTGTCACAACCACGGTGCTCACCAATAGAGGGACGATGCCAAAGGAATCATTTTCAAACCCGGCCGGGTTCCACTGCAACCCGGTAAAAAATTCAGTGAGACTGATCTTTAAAAATGCCGGATAACTGTTAAATACCAATAGCAGTAATATGCCCAGCAGTACGGCAATTACCGTAAAAGCGTTGGCAAAGAAGAAATATTCGTAGAGGGTCTCCTTCCGATTATGCATGTCAACCTCCTTAACACAACAAATAAAAACGAGCGTAAGGGGTACCAAATGGTTTAGCCCATTTCGTCCCCTTAAATTAACTATTTAATTTAACTGTTTTATTTAGTCGCCCAGGTTGGCATTATTCTGCTGCTGCAGATTTTGCGGAACCGGGAAAAAACCTTCCTTGGTGGCGATATTTTGACCGGTTTCGCTAAGCTCAAACTTAATAAAGTTTAACAAGGAGCCTTCGGGCTTACCGTTTGTATATTGATACAGCGGGCGCGCTACCGGGTAGTTACCGTTTAATACCTCTTCACGGTTGAGCGGACTTATATAAGGAGAATTTTCGTCTTTCGCCACTTTCAGTACCTTGAGACCGCCAACCTGATTGCCATTTTCATCAACCACATAACCAATACCAACATAACCTATTCCAGCCGTGTCTGCCTTAACCCCCTCCACAATCTGGGCATTACCGTTCATGCGCTTCATATCCGCACTGTAATCACCCTGTAACACATGTTCACGAAAGAAGACGAATGTTCCGGAATTATTCTGCCTGCCATAGAGAGATATGGCCTGGTCATTTCCGCCAACTTCCTGCCAGTTGGTTATTTCACCGCGATAAATGGCACCTATTTGGTCCATTGTCAGCTGTTCCACAGGGTTATCAGCGTTGACAATTACCGAAACCCCATCCATAGCAACTACAAATTCCATCGGATTTACGTTATTATCTTGCGCCTGGGAGATTTCTTTATCCTCCATGGGCCGGGATGCGTTAGCCATATCAATCTCACCATTGATTAATGATGCTATACCAGTCCCGGACCCGCCGCCGGTAACCGCAATCTTGGCTTGGTTATTTTCCATAAATTTTTCGCTTAATTTTTGTACCAAACTCAGTTCTGTATCCGAACCTCTTACCTGCAGCACAGCATTACTGCCACCGCCGCCTCCTTTGGCGCAGCCTGCAAAAACTAACGCAGCAAACATCAGTACAAATACAATTCCAAAACTTGTCCGTCTCATTCTGATTCCCCTTTCCGAATATTTATCTGTGTTCTACAGTGCAATTATAGTATTTGTGTATTAAGTTATCTTTAGGCAAATATTAAGTAATTGTTAAGAAATTAAAAACCAATAACTTGACAAAATGGTGCCAGGCACCATTTTGTCAAGTTATTGGTCAAGGGCAATCTCAATAGTATTACACATTCCAATACCTCAATAAAAGCGGCTCCTCTTTCCCG is part of the Metallumcola ferriviriculae genome and harbors:
- a CDS encoding PstS family phosphate ABC transporter substrate-binding protein, which produces MRRTSFGIVFVLMFAALVFAGCAKGGGGGSNAVLQVRGSDTELSLVQKLSEKFMENNQAKIAVTGGGSGTGIASLINGEIDMANASRPMEDKEISQAQDNNVNPMEFVVAMDGVSVIVNADNPVEQLTMDQIGAIYRGEITNWQEVGGNDQAISLYGRQNNSGTFVFFREHVLQGDYSADMKRMNGNAQIVEGVKADTAGIGYVGIGYVVDENGNQVGGLKVLKVAKDENSPYISPLNREEVLNGNYPVARPLYQYTNGKPEGSLLNFIKFELSETGQNIATKEGFFPVPQNLQQQNNANLGD